A window of Gossypium raimondii isolate GPD5lz chromosome 7, ASM2569854v1, whole genome shotgun sequence genomic DNA:
GACATATGTTGATGCGACAGGCCGTATACGTGTCAGTAGAGTGAGAGGTATGGGAATTCGTATGACTCGTGATTTACAAAGGAACTTAGATTTGATGAAAGAGATTGAGAAGGAAAGAACAAATTTGAATAAGGGTGTGAATGTGAAGTCTGTTCCAGATAAGAGCAAAATTGATGCTTCAAAGAGTGTATCTAATGGAAATCAGTTTGTAGAAACTTCACATGATGATAATGGTGAATCTGTAAATGTGAATGAGAGCAATCAGCAGTCTGCTTTTGAAACTGAATCTTGTATGGAAATAACTTTTGAGGATGATGGAAAGACGGAGtattttgatgatgatgatatttTTGCACGCTTAGCAGCAGGTGAACCTGTAACACTACCTTCTCCTGAGGAAAAATCTTTGAGAAAGCAGCCTTCGGGTTCTGATTCAGATTTTGAGTGGGAGGAAGGAGTGGTTGAAGGAAAATGGGATGGTGTTACTCCTGGTATGAATGCTGAACATAATCTTTTGAATAAGGAAAGCAATATTACTGATGATAGTGAAGTGGAATGGGAGGAAGAGCCTTCTGATGCTCCCAAGAGTTCCTCTGGACCTGTTGAATCAGGTAGAATGCTCTCTAAAGGTTACTGGGAAGAGGAGTCTGATCTACAGGAGGCAATAAGGAGAAGTCTAACAGATGTAGGTGTTGAAAAATCTAATTCTTTTCCTTCTGATGTTATTGAATCAAAAAACTTAGGAGAAAACTTGGATGAAGATTTTGGATCTCTGCACGAGAAAGGTGATACAGGTGCAAGTAGTTTTCCAGGGGATGCTGTTAATTGGCAGAATAAGTCTTGTGAAAATTTAGATAGACCCCGGAAGCCATGTACTGTGAATGAACCAAGTATATCAGAAACCTTTAATTCTCCTGAGAGCCCATCACCTGTACATAATTCTGATAAAAACATGACAATATTGAGTAAATTTTCTGAAAGATCTGATGGTTCTCATTCTGAGCAATCAAGGCACAATGAAACTGCAGAATTTGTTGCAACACTGGAGAAGGAGGTCGATTTTCCTACTGGGAAACACTTGGATGTTTCTAAGGAGGTTGACGGGTTGTCTACCATCTCTGACAGTTGGTTTAAGGATAATTCTCATAGTTTTGATGCAGCACATGGTGACATTCCTGATACCATTCAGGTTGATAAGAAAACTGGTTCTGAAGATGAACCATCTAACCTGGTCAGTGACAATAAAAGTAGTATTGAAGCTGAAATTCTGGATCAAgataagaaaattgattttgaagCTAAACCATCGCAGCAATCAGTTGACACAGTTAACTTATCCATTCCCACGGTGCAGTCATCTGCAAATAAAGTAATATCTGATCTTCACATTGAGCAAGAACTGTCAGGGGATATAACTTATGAAAATTGTGTCAACAAAGCAGAGCAGCATACAGACATGTCTACCATTAAGGGCAATGATAATGAAGAAATTAAGTTCTCAAAGGCTAGCTTGGATGAGGAGCTGCTAATTCTAGATCAGGAATGTATCAATATGGTAGATGAGCAGAGGAAGCTTGAACGTAATGCAGAATCTGTCAGTAGTGAAATGTTCGCAGAGTGTCAGGTGTTTGTTCTGAATTTCTGTTTACATTTTAGAACATCCATTTTCATGATCAACGGATCTCTTGCATTGGCTTGTTATTTATCTTTATGGATTCTGGAGTCATTACTAACATGTTGTGGAAGCCAAATATTTGGTAAGATAGCATTTGAAGTCTATAATACTGTGGAAAGGGTCTTAGGCAAAAAAGTTAATGATTATGTATTTCTGAACATTTAGTTTGCACATAAAAATACATGAGACACGCTGCTTGAAAGTTGGAATTAATGTGCTCTGCCCCTCATGTTTGGTTAGTTTTCTTCTTATAATGTACTTTCTAGTGTGCTAGCTGCTTAACAAAAGGGGTATAACATGGTAGAGAACAGTCATGAAAACTGTATCTAACTTGATGTGGTTCATATTGAGAGATTTAGGTGTATTTGAATGTTAGTTGCTCTCTGCCTAATATTTGGTGACATAATGCTCTGCAGGAACTGCTGCAAATGTTTGGCTTACCCTACATTATTGCACCGATGGAGGCAGAAGCTCAATGTGCTTATATGGAGCTAACAAACCTTGTTGATGGTGTTGTCACTGATGATTCTGATGTATTCTTGTTTGGGGCACGAAGTGTTTACAAGAATATATTTGATGATAGGAAATATGTGGAGACTTACTTTATGCAGGTCAGGATTCGACAAAGCTATCAAGCAgttcttattttcttcttgtCCCTCAAttacttttcattttaagtAACTCTTTCATAGAGTAAGATTAATTTTATACACCATTTTTGGGGGGGCTTCATAACAGTGAAAAGGCTCTACTCAGTTGGGTGGATTTGGACTTTTCGAaggttttgataattttcctaGATCTTTCTAATGCAAAATTTCATGTGTCATTTTCCTATTCCTTTTTCCTTGGCCTTCTGGCTTCTTTATCACATATACAATCTGGGCATCTTTTGCCTTATTGTGATgatgtttctttttcttatttttattttcttttcctggAAAGATCATTCACTGTTGACCTTTTTTGCATTATTAGGGCTTGTGTGTTTATTAGGTTTCTCTTCTTCTCCCCCCTCCCTTTTcctctgttttttcttttttttttttggtttaacttGTTTCTCTTGTGCTCTCTCTCTTGGTCCAGGACATTGAGAAGGAACTTGGTTTGACAAGGGAAAAGTTAATGCGAATGGCATTGCTTCTTGGGAGTGACTACACTGAAGGGGTTAGGTGAATAATGGAGGCATTTTGACTCTACTGAATTcatgaattaaaagaaatacaattttaccttttcattCCCAACGCTTTTCCTAGATCTGCTTCTTTTGGaattgtttatgtttttattggTTGCATTTATTGTCAGTATTTAGTTCTTAGTTTGATGATCTTCTGCATTGAAAGTCCGCTCACTGATGTACATTAAATTGCAGTGGAATTGGTATTGTTAATGCTATTGAGGTAGTGAATGCATTCCCAGAAGAAGATGGACTTCATAAATTCCGGGAGTGGATTGAGTCCCCTGATCCTACTATCTTGGGGAAGCTCAATGTGCAAGAAGGATCTAGTGCAAGGAAAAGAGGGCCAAAATCCACAGAAAAAGATGTAAATGGTACAAAAACCAGCACGAGAGGATCTGAAAGCAACAATGGAACGTCTTCACTTGACCAGAACAGTTTTCAAGCTGACAAGAACATGCAGTCTACAGATTGTACCGATGATATAAAGCAGATTTTCATGGATAAGCATGTGAATACCTTATTTCCTCATTATTTTCTATTGCCTTAtcacaaaattatcatttttctttctgtgttttatgaatttattattctatAATTAACAGAGAAATGTGAGCAAAAACTGGCACATACCCTCATCATTCCCAAGTGAAGCAGTTATTTCTGCATATTCTTTGCCACAAGTAGATAAGTCAACTGAACCATTCACATGGGGAAGGCCAGATCTTTTTGTTCTTCGCAAGTGAGTTACCTTACAGTTTGATCTTATCTTTTAAAAACATGCCCTTAAAGTATGTTTGAAGCTCTGCTTTTTAGCAAACGTTTTAAGAACAATTCTAAATATAAACACCTTTTTGGTTCTTACTGGAGTCTGCTATGTGGATATGAAAGTATGTGGTAATTATTTTCTGATTTGCTTCGATTGCATGCAGACTGTGCTGGGAGAAGTTTGGATGGGGTAGTCAGAAATCAGATGAGTTGCTGCTGCCTGTTTTAAGAGAGTCCGAAAAACGAGAGGTTAGATTACTTCTCTTTCTCATATGTACATGATGTCAACATGATTCACTCAAAAGCATTTGCAGCTGCACCAAGTAGAGTCACGAACAGTTCTGGTGACTGttcatggttttttttttattcaagggCTTGTCATAGATGAAATCCCTGATACAATTTTGTACTTGTTTAATGGAGACTCAATTGCGAATGGAAGCCTTTTACACTTTCAATGAAAGATTTGCTAAAATACGTAGCAAGAGAATTAAGAAAGCTGTTAAAGGAATCACTGGAAACCAATCCTCGGAGTTGATAGATGATGGCATGCAACAAGTTTCTAAAAGTAGGAGAAAGAGAAGAGCTAGTCCAGTTCAAAGTGGAGATGATAAATCAGGGGAACCTTCAAACAAGAAAGAGGACATTGCTTCTCGATGTCAGAGTAAATCCACGGACAAATCAGTGCCTAAGACATCAAGGAAACGGCAGAGCTCTGGAAAGGATGTTTCATTTGAGATGAGAACTCCAGAACCACAACTGCAGACGTTGCGCAGGCGAGAAACCAACAAACAATCAGCTGGGAATGGAAGAGGTAGAGGTGGTGGGGAAGGAAGAAGGCGTAAAGGAAGTTCTGGTTTTCAGCAGTTTGAAACCAGCTCTTCTGGTGGTGATAGCGGCAATGTTAACCAGGAAGTTGATGGGGAGAAGTTAGATCAGCCACGGGAAGTGCGAAGGGTAagctattttcattttcttggtTTAATTGCTCCTGAAAAGGACTCCAATTGAATTCATTTTTGGGATATAATGATTTGCTTCAACACCATTCGTTTCTTCAGTCCATGCACACTCGAAACCCTGTGAATTACACTGTGAAGGACCTAGAAGACGAGGGTGGCTTGAGCCATAAAGAATCCTCTGGTGAAGATGCAATGGAGAAAGAAGCTGGTGAAGATGTAAAGGAAAAGATTCAGTGTGAAGCTAGAGAGCCTTCTCTTGACAACATCTATGGAGACTATCTCGAAACAGGAGGCGGATTTTGTATGGACGAGAGAGGAACTGATCTACCTGATGCTAACCAAGACGTTGATCTTGAAACTGAACCAACTAATGATTACCTGAAAATGGGAGGTGGATTTTACATGGAAGGAGACATTGATCAACCTGATACAAGCCAAGATGTCAATCCCTTTTCTGAAACCGGATCAGCCAATGATTACCTGAAAATGGGAGGTGGATTTTGCATGGAAGAAAGTGAGACAATCGGTAACCCAGATGCCGGTAACTATGAAGATCCTGTACAAGCTACTGAGTCTTCAAACTGCTTTGCTTTTATGGACAAAGCTGACGATAACATTGATTCAGCTGAACCATCTGTCAATGCTGAAGGATCACTACTGGATAAACTTCAAAATGGAGGGAAGACACCTGATGAAGCAAATGATGCTCTGAATCTAAACCATCGGAATGCTGCAAATAAAGATGATTCCAAGGAAAGTGCATCACTTCCGGAGGCAAGTGATGTCGGAACAACATTCATCAGTGGTCTAAGCGCAATGCCTAGCTTGAAGAGGAAGCGCAGGAGGAGGTAAACTGCAGTCTACTTTCTAGCTTTTCTATACAGCCTGGGAATTAGTCATGCTAAACTGACAGTAGGATTCGTTATTGAAGCTTGCATATGTAGCCATCCATTGTAGACTTTGATTGAGTTGCGAAATCGCAACAATATCCATCCTTATAAGCTAACAGGATTAAAGCTAGTGGGATCGAAGTTAGTTAGATTCAAAGTTGGACATTTGAATGTAGCGGCCCGCAAAGTTGAGGCTGTGTTGAAAAAGAATtctaaaaaatgatttttaaaaaaatagataaattcactttattaaaaaaagaagaaaataaaacactTCCAAGGTCttgggaatatatatatatatatatatatatatatatatatatatatgcttatagaatttaatcaaatatgagAAAAGAAACTATATATTAAGGAGTgatatatattctttttctttttctttaaccaaaaaaaatctaaaaagttttaaagagttgaagaaatttaatctcttttttaGTAGGAATCTAATAAGATAAATGAAAGGTTATGGGATCTGAAGCTTACAGGATTAAAGCCAGCAGGATTGAGACAAGCTGGATTCGAAGTTAGTGAGATGGGATGCACAATTTAGTAGCAGGTTTAATATTAGTGAAAACTAAAGCTATCTAGTACTGTTCATGGGTTGAATTAACCTTCACACTTAAAAGTCtgtctgaaaaataaaaaaatttggacaAAATATGAGGCTTGAAAAATgtatttgagtaaaaattaagATCCATTTTTTATATGGGTCGAGTCTTAggcaatatattttttacttgagCCTGATCTGACTTGACttgaatatttattatgttatagaaaatattatattaattatatatgttaaataataattatatatatatgtttatgtttatattaaatcactaatcTAATACactcaaaacctaaaaaaattacCCAACTAAATAATccaactcaaaatataaaattttaaaatttttcaacttaCTCATGTTGGATTGAAAAGTGAACACTTAGAATTGAATCCacgaaataattaaaattaaactacaGTATAGGTtagcttaaaatttattttttgtttgacctaatttttatcattcaattaaTCGTACTTTTGGTccatttctattaaatatttttaagcgtTGGATTAAATAATGAGGTAGTAGTTTAAAAGTTCGTATAGTAACAAACctaactctcaaaatttatgtatttacttattttctttttttaaattaacctttaatcATACAAATTTATCTCACTTTGATTTtagtatttgaaaaataaagaaatataaaatacataaatatttttaaagaactataataaatttaaatatatagatataaataaataaataaaaagaagatattaaatatgatagaaatattgatGAATTTGACATTTCAGGTAAGATATTAATTGTTGACATCTAatatctaatacatttcatggtAGTGTGATTGATTGGACCGATTATTAATGATGCGTGTCGCTTTAGCATTATCACTGTCCAGCTTTGTCTCTTCGTTCGGCTGATCCAGGTAAACATGTGCCTGAGGGCATTTTTAACATTCCACCATGAATTGATAGATGCTGACTCATATCCACATCTTACAATTCTGATTTCTGCAATAGGGTCTACAACCCGATTCTCACTTGCCAGCGATGGAATAACACTTCACACTTATTTATAATGTTcagtttttattaataattgaaatgaataaaatatttatcaacaggatcaatttaatctttgatttaCTGTATAATAACTACATTTCTAAAGGCAGATATAGAGAGGGTTGAGAGGATGTctccttaaattttgaaaatatccatttgtctttcaaattttattttaatactataattaATGAGCCCTCAAAAAGTTCTAAAGTTTTTTAACTTGGTCTCTTTTatatagtttataaattttatattaaagttggtaacattttagtttaatacaaagtaatatataaaattaatttggttataaACTATTTGGtaacattttaagtttattttgatacgttaatataatctaaatattaatttggtaagAAAACAACATTAACTAATTGCAATATCTAAATGAaaagcaatatttcaatattaatttgataaaaaaaaataaacttttttgaaatgttaattTGATGATCAAAATTAGCTTGAATTTGAAAACATCTTGTTCAAAGTATTGTAAATATTTTGTGTTTCGCCCCTGCTATTCTCTTAGAGGGTGAGGTTCAGTTTCCTATTACTATTATGATTGAGAAGTTATTTTTGACAAACTTGGTT
This region includes:
- the LOC105768580 gene encoding DNA repair protein UVH3 isoform X2 — translated: MKSSLATQEDSNLANASTSVAAIPSEDDGDEDEEMILPAMHGNVDPAVLAALPPSLQLDLLGQMRERLMAENRQKYQKVKKAPEKFSELQIQSYLKTVAFRREIDEVQRAAAGRGVAGVQTSRIASEANREFIFSSSFTGDKQALTSARKEIDEDKQQERHSDHPSGFLGSVKSSCKSNVAAESVPDESTSAPDEDVGTYVDATGRIRVSRVRGMGIRMTRDLQRNLDLMKEIEKERTNLNKGVNVKSVPDKSKIDASKSVSNGNQFVETSHDDNGESVNVNESNQQSAFETESCMEITFEDDGKTEYFDDDDIFARLAAGEPVTLPSPEEKSLRKQPSGSDSDFEWEEGVVEGKWDGVTPGMNAEHNLLNKESNITDDSEVEWEEEPSDAPKSSSGPVESGRMLSKGYWEEESDLQEAIRRSLTDVGVEKSNSFPSDVIESKNLGENLDEDFGSLHEKGDTGASSFPGDAVNWQNKSCENLDRPRKPCTVNEPSISETFNSPESPSPVHNSDKNMTILSKFSERSDGSHSEQSRHNETAEFVATLEKEVDFPTGKHLDVSKEVDGLSTISDSWFKDNSHSFDAAHGDIPDTIQVDKKTGSEDEPSNLVSDNKSSIEAEILDQDKKIDFEAKPSQQSVDTVNLSIPTVQSSANKVISDLHIEQELSGDITYENCVNKAEQHTDMSTIKGNDNEEIKFSKASLDEELLILDQECINMVDEQRKLERNAESVSSEMFAECQELLQMFGLPYIIAPMEAEAQCAYMELTNLVDGVVTDDSDVFLFGARSVYKNIFDDRKYVETYFMQDIEKELGLTREKLMRMALLLGSDYTEGVSGIGIVNAIEVVNAFPEEDGLHKFREWIESPDPTILGKLNVQEGSSARKRGPKSTEKDVNGTKTSTRGSESNNGTSSLDQNSFQADKNMQSTDCTDDIKQIFMDKHRNVSKNWHIPSSFPSEAVISAYSLPQVDKSTEPFTWGRPDLFVLRKLCWEKFGWGSQKSDELLLPVLRESEKRETQLRMEAFYTFNERFAKIRSKRIKKAVKGITGNQSSELIDDGMQQVSKSRRKRRASPVQSGDDKSGEPSNKKEDIASRCQSKSTDKSVPKTSRKRQSSGKDVSFEMRTPEPQLQTLRRRETNKQSAGNGRGRGGGEGRRRKGSSGFQQFETSSSGGDSGNVNQEVDGEKLDQPREVRRSMHTRNPVNYTVKDLEDEGGLSHKESSGEDAMEKEAGEDVKEKIQCEAREPSLDNIYGDYLETGGGFCMDERGTDLPDANQDVDLETEPTNDYLKMGGGFYMEGDIDQPDTSQDVNPFSETGSANDYLKMGGGFCMEESETIGNPDAGNYEDPVQATESSNCFAFMDKADDNIDSAEPSVNAEGSLLDKLQNGGKTPDEANDALNLNHRNAANKDDSKESASLPEASDVGTTFISGLSAMPSLKRKRRRR
- the LOC105768580 gene encoding DNA repair protein UVH3 isoform X1, which encodes MGVHGLWELLAPVGRRVSVETLAGKKLAIDASIWMVQFMKAMRDEKGEMIRNAHLLGFFRRICKLLYLKTKPVFVFDGATPILKRRTVIARRRQRENAQAKIRKTAEKLLLNQLKQMRLKELAKDLDNQRKMQKNNNKDKGKMVSSDNQSDTNFVGCNANVELTKEGDVKLKEKLEVPSIAKDGGHNEDEDEDEDEVIILPDIDGNIDPDVLAALPQSMQRQLLKQGKKILLNDLNQSNKERSGTEHDAMTSTSYSQEKLDEMLAASLATQEDSNLANASTSVAAIPSEDDGDEDEEMILPAMHGNVDPAVLAALPPSLQLDLLGQMRERLMAENRQKYQKVKKAPEKFSELQIQSYLKTVAFRREIDEVQRAAAGRGVAGVQTSRIASEANREFIFSSSFTGDKQALTSARKEIDEDKQQERHSDHPSGFLGSVKSSCKSNVAAESVPDESTSAPDEDVGTYVDATGRIRVSRVRGMGIRMTRDLQRNLDLMKEIEKERTNLNKGVNVKSVPDKSKIDASKSVSNGNQFVETSHDDNGESVNVNESNQQSAFETESCMEITFEDDGKTEYFDDDDIFARLAAGEPVTLPSPEEKSLRKQPSGSDSDFEWEEGVVEGKWDGVTPGMNAEHNLLNKESNITDDSEVEWEEEPSDAPKSSSGPVESGRMLSKGYWEEESDLQEAIRRSLTDVGVEKSNSFPSDVIESKNLGENLDEDFGSLHEKGDTGASSFPGDAVNWQNKSCENLDRPRKPCTVNEPSISETFNSPESPSPVHNSDKNMTILSKFSERSDGSHSEQSRHNETAEFVATLEKEVDFPTGKHLDVSKEVDGLSTISDSWFKDNSHSFDAAHGDIPDTIQVDKKTGSEDEPSNLVSDNKSSIEAEILDQDKKIDFEAKPSQQSVDTVNLSIPTVQSSANKVISDLHIEQELSGDITYENCVNKAEQHTDMSTIKGNDNEEIKFSKASLDEELLILDQECINMVDEQRKLERNAESVSSEMFAECQELLQMFGLPYIIAPMEAEAQCAYMELTNLVDGVVTDDSDVFLFGARSVYKNIFDDRKYVETYFMQDIEKELGLTREKLMRMALLLGSDYTEGVSGIGIVNAIEVVNAFPEEDGLHKFREWIESPDPTILGKLNVQEGSSARKRGPKSTEKDVNGTKTSTRGSESNNGTSSLDQNSFQADKNMQSTDCTDDIKQIFMDKHRNVSKNWHIPSSFPSEAVISAYSLPQVDKSTEPFTWGRPDLFVLRKLCWEKFGWGSQKSDELLLPVLRESEKRETQLRMEAFYTFNERFAKIRSKRIKKAVKGITGNQSSELIDDGMQQVSKSRRKRRASPVQSGDDKSGEPSNKKEDIASRCQSKSTDKSVPKTSRKRQSSGKDVSFEMRTPEPQLQTLRRRETNKQSAGNGRGRGGGEGRRRKGSSGFQQFETSSSGGDSGNVNQEVDGEKLDQPREVRRSMHTRNPVNYTVKDLEDEGGLSHKESSGEDAMEKEAGEDVKEKIQCEAREPSLDNIYGDYLETGGGFCMDERGTDLPDANQDVDLETEPTNDYLKMGGGFYMEGDIDQPDTSQDVNPFSETGSANDYLKMGGGFCMEESETIGNPDAGNYEDPVQATESSNCFAFMDKADDNIDSAEPSVNAEGSLLDKLQNGGKTPDEANDALNLNHRNAANKDDSKESASLPEASDVGTTFISGLSAMPSLKRKRRRR
- the LOC105768580 gene encoding DNA repair protein UVH3 isoform X3, producing the protein MHGNVDPAVLAALPPSLQLDLLGQMRERLMAENRQKYQKVKKAPEKFSELQIQSYLKTVAFRREIDEVQRAAAGRGVAGVQTSRIASEANREFIFSSSFTGDKQALTSARKEIDEDKQQERHSDHPSGFLGSVKSSCKSNVAAESVPDESTSAPDEDVGTYVDATGRIRVSRVRGMGIRMTRDLQRNLDLMKEIEKERTNLNKGVNVKSVPDKSKIDASKSVSNGNQFVETSHDDNGESVNVNESNQQSAFETESCMEITFEDDGKTEYFDDDDIFARLAAGEPVTLPSPEEKSLRKQPSGSDSDFEWEEGVVEGKWDGVTPGMNAEHNLLNKESNITDDSEVEWEEEPSDAPKSSSGPVESGRMLSKGYWEEESDLQEAIRRSLTDVGVEKSNSFPSDVIESKNLGENLDEDFGSLHEKGDTGASSFPGDAVNWQNKSCENLDRPRKPCTVNEPSISETFNSPESPSPVHNSDKNMTILSKFSERSDGSHSEQSRHNETAEFVATLEKEVDFPTGKHLDVSKEVDGLSTISDSWFKDNSHSFDAAHGDIPDTIQVDKKTGSEDEPSNLVSDNKSSIEAEILDQDKKIDFEAKPSQQSVDTVNLSIPTVQSSANKVISDLHIEQELSGDITYENCVNKAEQHTDMSTIKGNDNEEIKFSKASLDEELLILDQECINMVDEQRKLERNAESVSSEMFAECQELLQMFGLPYIIAPMEAEAQCAYMELTNLVDGVVTDDSDVFLFGARSVYKNIFDDRKYVETYFMQDIEKELGLTREKLMRMALLLGSDYTEGVSGIGIVNAIEVVNAFPEEDGLHKFREWIESPDPTILGKLNVQEGSSARKRGPKSTEKDVNGTKTSTRGSESNNGTSSLDQNSFQADKNMQSTDCTDDIKQIFMDKHRNVSKNWHIPSSFPSEAVISAYSLPQVDKSTEPFTWGRPDLFVLRKLCWEKFGWGSQKSDELLLPVLRESEKRETQLRMEAFYTFNERFAKIRSKRIKKAVKGITGNQSSELIDDGMQQVSKSRRKRRASPVQSGDDKSGEPSNKKEDIASRCQSKSTDKSVPKTSRKRQSSGKDVSFEMRTPEPQLQTLRRRETNKQSAGNGRGRGGGEGRRRKGSSGFQQFETSSSGGDSGNVNQEVDGEKLDQPREVRRSMHTRNPVNYTVKDLEDEGGLSHKESSGEDAMEKEAGEDVKEKIQCEAREPSLDNIYGDYLETGGGFCMDERGTDLPDANQDVDLETEPTNDYLKMGGGFYMEGDIDQPDTSQDVNPFSETGSANDYLKMGGGFCMEESETIGNPDAGNYEDPVQATESSNCFAFMDKADDNIDSAEPSVNAEGSLLDKLQNGGKTPDEANDALNLNHRNAANKDDSKESASLPEASDVGTTFISGLSAMPSLKRKRRRR